A region of Zeugodacus cucurbitae isolate PBARC_wt_2022May chromosome 5, idZeuCucr1.2, whole genome shotgun sequence DNA encodes the following proteins:
- the LOC105216436 gene encoding N66 matrix protein, with translation MRPQTILLFSLVALLFLVQHSAANGTGNENTDSGDDEKIDDEKIDDEKIDDEKVDDEKDKDVGKDSNTGNNGSGNDGSTKDDGKDGNTGNNGSGNGGSTKDGGKDDNTGNNGSGNGGSTKDGGKDDNNDGGIDYSDNESDDEDGDIETPNVGGNQSPSNGGGRNPPPRRRVPSRPRTPQRRRQPARRQQKRNNQKRRQNNNRRPRPNRRPQNNRRPSPNRRPQNNRRPRLNRRPRNNRRPARG, from the coding sequence ATGAGGCCTCAAACAATACTGTTGTTCTCCCTCGTGGCTTTATTATTCTTGGTACAGCACTCTGCTGCAAATGGAACAGGGAACGAAAACACTGACAGTGGCGATGATGAAAAAATCGATGATGAAAAAATCGATGATGAAAAAATCGATGATGAAAAAGTCGATGATGAAAAGGATAAAGACGTCGGTAAAGACAGTAATACAGGCAACAATGGCAGCGGTAATGATGGTAGCACTAAAGACGACGGTAAAGACGGTAATACAGGCAACAATGGCAGCGGTAATGGTGGTAGCACTAAAGACGGCGGTAAAGACGATAATACAGGCAACAATGGCAGCGGTAATGGTGGTAGCACTAAAGACGGCGGTAAAGACGATAATAATGACGGCGGTATTGATTATAGCGATAACGAAAGTGATGATGAAGATGGTGATATTGAAACACCTAACGTTGGTGGTAATCAGAGTCCCTCAAATGGTGGTGGCCGTAATCCACCACCTAGAAGAAGAGTTCCGTCTAGGCCGCGCACGCCCCAAAGAAGACGTCAACCAGCAAGAAGGCAACAAAAACGTAACAATCAAAAAAGACGTCAAAACAATAATAGGCGACCACGCCCTAATAGACGTCCCCAGAATAACAGACGTCCAAGCCCTAATAGACGTCCTCAGAATAACAGACGTCCACGCCTTAATAGACGTCCACGTAATAACAGGCGCCCAGCCCGTGGTTAG